The DNA segment TCCCGACCCACGCCAAGGCCGCCGCGCGCGCCGACACCGTGCTGGCCAACGGCGCGGAGTGCGAACCGCTGGTCCTCTCGGACAGCTTCGTGATGACGACGGCGGCCGAGCGCGTCGTGCGCGGTCTCGAGCTCATGGCCGAGGCCGTCGGCGCCGGACGCGCGGTCGTGGCGGTCAAGGCCGAGAACGCCGAGGCCGCGGGGGCGATGGCCAAGGCGATCGGCCGGCGTCCCATCGAGCTGCTCGAGCTCGAGAACGTGTACCCGGCCGGTGACGAGTTGCTGCTCGTCCACGCGGCGACCGACAGGGTCGTGCCCGAGGGTGGACACCCGACGGACATCGGCGTCGTGGTCAGCAACGTGACGACGCTCGCGCAGGTCGCCGACGCCGCCGAGGGCCGGCCGGTGACGGAGCGCCCCGTGACGGTGCGGGGCGAGGTGCGGCGCCCGGGGGTCTACGTCGTCCCGATCGGCACACCGGTGGCCGACGTTCTCGCCGCGGCGGGGCCGATCGGATCGGGGCTGGCGGTGCTCGCCGGGGGGCCGATGATGGGCCGGCTGGCCGCGGACGACGAGGTGACGGACAGGGCGCTGTCGGGTCTCTTCGTCCTCCCGCGCTCGCACAGGCTCATCGCCACGAGAACGGCAACGGAGTCGCACGTGCTGCGCATGGCCCGCGCGGCCTGCTGCCAGTGCCTCGCGTGCACCGAGCTCTGTCCGCGCGCGCTCCTGGGCCACGCCCTCGCGCCCCACAGGACCGTGCGCGCCGTCCAGTACGACACGGCCGCCTCGGACGCCGCGGGCGTGACGAGCGCGTTCCTGTGCTCCGAGTGCGGGATGTGCGAGCTCTTCGCCTGCCCGCTCGAGCTCCAGCCGCGCCGCATCCTTGCCGACCTCAAGGCGGAGCTTCGGCGGCGTGGCGTGCAGAACCCGCACAGGCGCTCCGACCTGCGGGCGGACGGCGTGAGAGCGTGGCGGCAGATCCCGTCGGAGCGCCTGAGGCGGCGGCTCGGCCTTTCGGACTACTGCGCGACGCCCGCGGTGAGCGGGGAGCGGGTGCGCCCCGGGAGCGTGAGGCTCCGGCTGGACCGGCACGCGGGGGCGCCGGCCGTGCCCGTCGTGACAGAGGGCAGCCGCGTGCTCGCCGGGGACGTCGTCGCGGAGATCCCCGAGGGGGCGCTGGGAGCGCGGGTGCACGCGAGCGTGAGCGGCCGGGTCGCGTCCGTCTCGCGTGAAGAGGTCGAGGTGGCCGCGGAGTGACGGAACGGGCGCGGGCCCGATCGCCTGAGAGGACGGCATGGCGGAACAGACGCGCGTTCGCGAGGCCATCGCGCTCGTCGAGACGATCAGCGTCGCGATCGGGGTGCGCGTCGCCGACGAGATGGCGAAGAGGGCGCCGGTCGAGATCCTCGAGGCGACGCCGATCTGCCCCGGGAAGTACATGGTCCTCGTGGCCGGCGACGTCGCGTCCGTGGAGGCGTCGCTTCGGCGAGGCGTCGAGGCCGGCGGCGACGTCGTGGTCGATACCCTCTTCATCCCGAACGTGGACGCCCAGGTCTTCCCGGCCATCCTCGGGGCCACCGCCGTGGGCGCGCTGTCGTCGCTCGGCGTGGTCGAGACCTTCACGGCCGCCTCGACGATCCTGTGCGCCGACGCCGCCGCGAAGGCCGCCTCGGTGCGGCTCATCGAGATCCGGCTGGCCAAGGGGCTCGGGGGAAAGGCGTTCTTCACGATGACCGGCGAGCTCCACGAGGTCGAGGCCGCCATGGACGCGGCGGTCGCCGTCGCGAGGGCCGGCGGAAACCTCGTGAGAAGCGTCGTCATCCCGCGGCCTCACGACGCCATCGCCGCCAAAGTCCTGTAGCGGAGGAGAGGACGTGCACCTGGCGCGGGTCATCGGCGCGGTCTGGGCGACGCAGAAGGTGGAGACGCTCAGGGGCGCCCGCATGCTCATCGTCCAGCCGCTCACGCACGAGCTCGCCGAGCGGGGCATGCCGGTCGTCGCGGTCGACACCGTGAGCGCGGCCCCCGGCCAGCTCGTGTTCATCGTGAAGGCGCGGGAGGCCGCGAAGGCGCTCGAGGAGTGCACGAGCCCGGTGGACGCGGCCATCGTCGGGATCGTGGACGCCGTGTCGCTGGCCGGCGGGCTCTGAGGGGGCGACGTGTTCCTCGGCAAGGTGATCGGAGAGGTCGTCGCCACGGTCAAGCACGCGTCGCTCGCGGGGCGCAAGATCCTCGTCGTCGAGATGCTCGCCCCCGACCGCAGGCCGCTCGGCGAGTCCGTGCTCGCCGTGGACTCGGTGGACGCCGGCGTGGGCGACCTCGTCCTGGTCGTGGACGAGGGAAGCTCGGCGGCCGTCGTGATGGGCCTGCAGAACCCGCCGATCAGGACGGTGATCGTGGGAGTGGTCGATCGCGTGGACGAAGAGGCCGGTAGCCGATGACCACGGAGTTCGAGGCGCGCAGGCAGATCGTCGAGGTCGGCCGCAGGCTGTGGCTGAAGGGCTACGTCGCGGCCAACGACGGCAACCTGAGCGTGCGCCTGCGCGACGGCCGCATCGTGATCACCCCGACCGGCGTGTCGAAGGGGTTCCTCGAACCGGACGCGCTCATCGTCGTGGACGCCGAGGGAAGGAAGCTCCGCGGCCGTCTGGAGCCGACGTCGGAGATCCGGATGCACCTGTTCGCCTACGACCGACGCCCCGATGTGAGCGCCGTGGTCCACGCTCACCCCCCCAAGGCCACGGGCTTCTCGGCCGCCGGCGTGCCGCTGGCGCAGTGCATCCTGCCGGAGGTCGTGCTGTCGCTGGGAGACGTGCCCACGGCGCCCTACGCGACGCCCTCCACTGAGGAGGTCGCCCGTTCGATCGAGCTCTTCATCGGCGGCTACAACGCGATGATCCTCAGGCGCCACGGCGTGCTCACGCTCGGAGCCGGCATCTTCGAGGCGTACTGGCGGATGGAGACCGTGGAGCACGTGGCGGACATCACGCTCGTCGCGAAGCTGATGGGCGGGGCGCCGCCGCTCTCGAACGAGGAGGTCCGGAAGCTCCTCAAGCTGCGCGAGAAGCTCGGCACGACGACGTCCGCGCCGTGCGCCTCGTGCGGCGGCTGCGGGACGACCGCCGCCGCGCCCGCGAAGAGCACCGACGGTGGGATCGTGGATGAGGTCGTGCGGCGCGTGACGGAGTCGCTCGGACGACCATAAGGCCTCCGGGCCGGGCCGACCCGGAGCGGAGGCGGGGAGCGTGAACGCATGGTGCGAAGAGGCTGCATCTGGGGCTGGCTGATCGGCGCCGTGACGCTGATCGTGATCTTCCTCGTGACGATCGTGACGATCGAGGCGGTCCTCGGCCAGCGGCTGTCGTTTCCCGCGTACGGCGAGCGCGTGGGGCTCGTGCGCATCGAGGGGATCCTCGCCGATTCGCGCGACATCGTCAGCGACCTCAGGACCATGGGGGAGGATGCCGGGATCCGGGCGGTGGTGCTCCGAGTGGACAGCCCCGGCGGGGGCGTGGCGGCCTCGCAGGAGATCTACGACGAGGTCGTGAGGCTCCGGGACGGCGGCACGCCGGTCGTGGTCTCGATGGGCTCCGTCGCCGCCTCGGGCGGCTACTACGTCGCCTGCGCCGCCGACAGCATCATCGCGAACGCCGGCACCATTACGGGCAGCATCGGCGTCATCATGGAGTTCGCGCACTTCGAGGAGCTCTTCGGCAAGATCGGGATCGGGTTCGACACCG comes from the Candidatus Effluviviaceae Genus I sp. genome and includes:
- a CDS encoding class II aldolase/adducin family protein, producing MTTEFEARRQIVEVGRRLWLKGYVAANDGNLSVRLRDGRIVITPTGVSKGFLEPDALIVVDAEGRKLRGRLEPTSEIRMHLFAYDRRPDVSAVVHAHPPKATGFSAAGVPLAQCILPEVVLSLGDVPTAPYATPSTEEVARSIELFIGGYNAMILRRHGVLTLGAGIFEAYWRMETVEHVADITLVAKLMGGAPPLSNEEVRKLLKLREKLGTTTSAPCASCGGCGTTAAAPAKSTDGGIVDEVVRRVTESLGRP
- the sppA gene encoding signal peptide peptidase SppA produces the protein MVRRGCIWGWLIGAVTLIVIFLVTIVTIEAVLGQRLSFPAYGERVGLVRIEGILADSRDIVSDLRTMGEDAGIRAVVLRVDSPGGGVAASQEIYDEVVRLRDGGTPVVVSMGSVAASGGYYVACAADSIIANAGTITGSIGVIMEFAHFEELFGKIGIGFDTVKSGEFKDIGSLSRQLTERERELLQLTIDDIHAQFVDAVALERGMTADDVLRIADGRILSGRQALEAGLVDRLGSLRDAIAVAGRLGGIKGRPKVQEPARPMRLALRDLLSGSLSRALQPSASSYGAQYLYKPAK
- a CDS encoding BMC domain-containing protein, yielding MAEQTRVREAIALVETISVAIGVRVADEMAKRAPVEILEATPICPGKYMVLVAGDVASVEASLRRGVEAGGDVVVDTLFIPNVDAQVFPAILGATAVGALSSLGVVETFTAASTILCADAAAKAASVRLIEIRLAKGLGGKAFFTMTGELHEVEAAMDAAVAVARAGGNLVRSVVIPRPHDAIAAKVL
- a CDS encoding EutN/CcmL family microcompartment protein; the encoded protein is MFLGKVIGEVVATVKHASLAGRKILVVEMLAPDRRPLGESVLAVDSVDAGVGDLVLVVDEGSSAAVVMGLQNPPIRTVIVGVVDRVDEEAGSR
- a CDS encoding EutN/CcmL family microcompartment protein, which gives rise to MHLARVIGAVWATQKVETLRGARMLIVQPLTHELAERGMPVVAVDTVSAAPGQLVFIVKAREAAKALEECTSPVDAAIVGIVDAVSLAGGL
- a CDS encoding SLBB domain-containing protein, producing the protein MDSNTVRAIEKAGVVGAGGGAFPTHAKAAARADTVLANGAECEPLVLSDSFVMTTAAERVVRGLELMAEAVGAGRAVVAVKAENAEAAGAMAKAIGRRPIELLELENVYPAGDELLLVHAATDRVVPEGGHPTDIGVVVSNVTTLAQVADAAEGRPVTERPVTVRGEVRRPGVYVVPIGTPVADVLAAAGPIGSGLAVLAGGPMMGRLAADDEVTDRALSGLFVLPRSHRLIATRTATESHVLRMARAACCQCLACTELCPRALLGHALAPHRTVRAVQYDTAASDAAGVTSAFLCSECGMCELFACPLELQPRRILADLKAELRRRGVQNPHRRSDLRADGVRAWRQIPSERLRRRLGLSDYCATPAVSGERVRPGSVRLRLDRHAGAPAVPVVTEGSRVLAGDVVAEIPEGALGARVHASVSGRVASVSREEVEVAAE